Proteins from one Neomonachus schauinslandi unplaced genomic scaffold, ASM220157v2 HiC_scaffold_6638, whole genome shotgun sequence genomic window:
- the LOC123324017 gene encoding LOW QUALITY PROTEIN: testis-specific Y-encoded protein 3-like (The sequence of the model RefSeq protein was modified relative to this genomic sequence to represent the inferred CDS: substituted 1 base at 1 genomic stop codon): VEELRFPRDSRKILLFFRKNPYFRNEVVVKEYVLSAAGYRLSHSTPIQWHQKXEREAYSRRQHNTSPNFFNWFSDHSFAGSSRIAEIIRDDLWRNPLQYYVRTKAPGEGTEQRT; the protein is encoded by the exons GTGGAGGAACTCAGGTTTCCCCGCGATAGCCGCAAGATCCTGCTCTTCTTTCGCAAGAACCCCTACTTCCGGAACGAAGTCGTTGTGAAGGAGTATGTCCTCAGTGCTGCTG GGTACAGGCTGTCTCATTCCACTCCCATCCAGTGGCACCAGAAATAGGAACGGGAGGCCTACAGTCGCAGGCAACACAACACCAGTCCTAACTTCTTCAACTGGTTCTCGGACCACAGCTTTGCCGGGTCTAGCAGGATAGCTGAG ATCATCCGGGACGACCTGTGGCGCAACCCCCTGCAGTACTATGTGAGGACGAAGGCTCCAGGAGAGGGAACCGAGCAGAGGACAG